The genomic region ATGTTTTTGTCTGGATGATTTACAGCCCATCTGTTGTCCATCTTAGAGGTCATCGGACTCGGGGATCTCAGGTGGGTCCAGGGGGACAGTGGGCAGCATGAGAGGGTTGCCGTCGGAGATCCATCCCTGAGCCATTCTGTTGAAGCTGGGCCTCTTCACACCAGGCTCCTGCAGCTCAGGGTAGGCAGGGGGGTTCAGATCCAGGGCAGGGACCTTGAAGATGATGCCGGTGGAGCGTGGAGCTTTATCAAAACCCCCATATGGCGTAGCCACCCTGGGTGATGTAAGGTGAAAACAACTGTGAGCACTCGACATCAAGGGAATGGACCCCCAAATACAATTAGGCTATATTTTCACATTGAAcaacagttcatattggtaaaAGGGTGTTCTTTTTGGCAAATCTGTGTAATTATACAGTGTGGTGTTAGATATTTACCTGAAATTATTTCAGCAACTGTCTTGTTCATAATTCTTGAAGCTAAATATAAGGCAACTGAATTTGAGCCTAATGTCCTACTGTTAAAACCacaaagctgttggtagcaatGAATGTATCTAGTAATAGTATATGACAGGGTATGTCGAGcgtttttttctctgtgtttcAGAGCATGCTGGAATGAACTACCCCTCCGCTGCCTCTTGAGTGTGCAGTTGTGCAGCTGTCACTTCTCCCCTGAACTAAGATGCTCTGGACTTTACCTGACAATTAATGCATTCACAGTAAATTACTtcatgtgtttgcatttgttgtCAGAATGCTTTGGAACACTGTGAATAACACACATCTATTGTAGCAAATATGCTTTCCACGCTAAGCTGAGGATAAACGTACCAATGATAACTTGGTGGAAGTTACACTTCATGTTACCTGTTGAAGCTCTTGTAGTCAACGTCTTGTTTGGGCTCCGGAGCGGGCATTTTGAGGTTGAGAGTCTCGGCCAGGGCTGGGTCGTTGATGATGGCCTGTTCCCAGGGGGAGTGGTAGGACTTGGGCATGGCGGTGGCATTGAACTTCTCAGGAGGAACATCTTTCAGTGGGGCTCCATAACCTAAGAAATAGATGGGAGACAACAATGGGAAGACAGACTCAAATGTATATTTTTCAAATCAACAAAGCATCtggacctttttttttaatggattGGGTCTCAGGATCAAACATGTCCAATATTCTAAAAACGTCTTCCCTGTTCCCTCACTTTTGCACCAGTATTCTGCATTCAGTTGTATTCAAATATCAGATAATCAGTGTAATGTGCACAGGGACTACAGCACACATAAGTGAGGCTCCCCCTGTACCATAGCTATTCTGTTTTGCTCTGCTCATTCTTCACCTGGTCTGTGTGGAATAGCAGGAGAGACAGCGGATGTGCAGAGGTGTCACAACCAGGCTCTGTCTCCCATTTCCACCCAGAGAAGTCTGAGGCGACCTCAGAGCGGTGCAGCAGGCTCGCGCGCCTCATTTCAGCACGATATGGCTGATGTGAAAGAGCAATGAGAAAGGCCCTAATCCCCTCTGACTCAAAGTGGAGCCATTAACGCGTCCCCAgccaggggagggagggagggagggaggggcaggCGGGTGGCTTAAaatagcgcacacacacacactacacacacaccatgcaccaCGCCGCTGTGCCGTGTGTTGATGTGGGATGCCGCTCCTGTGTGGCAGTTTCAGTTCTGAGGGCGGAGGAggggtgaggtgaggtggggtggggtgggggctgggaaGGCCTGGCGTCCCCTGCTGTGGACTcgagacatcacacacacatacacaaacacacacatacacacacacagactcacacacagacacaatggcAGACAGAGGGTGCGGACAGGAAGAGCCACACGCGCTCCCTGCCAAAGGCCAAGGCAGgactgcaccacaccacaggGCTCTGCGGCTCAGCGGCAGAGATGGTCAGTTTGGCCGGGGGAGACTGGGCTATTTTTACCACCGTGTGATCATGTTATATAACATGGCATACAGTGGAGCATCATGTACCCGCATGGGAAACAGCATCATGTGACGACACCCAGATATGTACCAGCATCAGCAAATATCACCGGCTCCTGTCAAATGGTTGTGGGATAAGATATTGTTTGAATGCTTATTTTGGAGGGTTTCAGCAAGACCTCTGCATCATCATTGACACAGACCTGGTGCTATTCCGTCGGGGCTCATGGCGCTCCTGGGATCCGGGGTGTTTGGGGGTGTTTTTGACGCGTCTCCTTTGCTTTCACTATTTTCCACACCCTCCACTGGGACGTCATTCTGGAGAAACATTTTATGACATGATCAATCACTCATATCGCACGTCATCACACTCAAATACCCACAGCCAAAAACTCCTATCATGGTGTCGAAATGTTCTATATTAAATGTATAAATCTGAACCTTATACAACAGAGGGACTTGATGTAAGCTAATTATCTGTCTGAGTGTCTTTTTTATCCACCTCAAACCATTTTCAGTGAATAGCAAATAAAATCTCACAAATCTCAAGAGTCTGCAAAATTcaaagcacaacacacaacagaaaCATCCTGGAATAGAATCAATGCAAATTTGAGTTTTTGAGCATTAGGAAATCTATACAGCATCCAAAAGTAACAAACAAGGAGAGCTCCAGCAGACTGTcaggcatatatatatatatatatatatatatatatatatatatatatatactcactCACAAGCACCAGTAACTGATACACAgccacatactcacacactctctctctctctcacacacacacacacacgttgactGCAACTGATAAGTAGCGAGGCAGCTCTCAAGAGCAAAGTGGGCTGGCAGCCTCTCTAGAGGCTGTGTGCCCCAGGGGGATGCTGGGAAGGACACAGAGCACATGCCACTTcctgtctatctgtgtggcaGAGCACATGgcacttcctgtctgtctgtgtggcagCTTGCTTCCTCTCCATCATGCCGTCTGGCAGCTTACTCCTTCAGCACAAATCTCAAGGCCAATATGTCAGGGAAATGTAAGAATTAATTAATCAAGTACAAGTAGATGCAAATGTAGATGGAGACATGGATAATTGTGAATATTACAAATCCACATTTCACCATCTCCAATCCACCATGTTCACACCAAGAAAGCTTTAGTGATATAGTGTTACTTACACTATACGTTGCGTTGGCCTCATTCTGAATGCTCTCAAATGTGTACTTCTCAGATCGTCTCTGTCTCATTTTAAAGAGACGGGAGCCTCTGTTTGACAGCAGAGAGAGCTCCTCCAACATGATGTCTTTTGGTGTGCACAGCTTTTTGCCTAGGTCCATAGTGTCACCTTCAAACACAGTAAACAAGGCATGTCATATTTGGAAACATTCAATCAAAATCTTGGTATCAGACCTTGGAGACATACCATCTTATACTGCATGAAAAAATCAGCTCATCTTTGGTTTATAGGACGACATGTCAATGTATATAATTGCCTGATACTACTGCAATGcatttgtgaattgtgaatgGGTATGAAAGCCAGAATGGATCTGAAATTGGTTTCATTGTAACAAACATGTTGAACTTATCAATCAAGTCCTGGTTTGGTAGATAGAAAGATGAGGAACTGATTTTGATCTACACATAACTGGTATgtgacagtaatacacacagGGGAGGTTTGCAACACACTATGCATTGATTAGTGGCACTAAAAGAGACAAAATCAGTCTGTCATGCCAACTGTATGTTCTGCTTAACCATAAATACACAGGAGCCGTGTGTTGAGTATTATTTACTGTATTTATCTGTAGATGGAACACATTATATCTGTACTTTTTACACATTAAACATATTATATCTGTACTTTCTGCAATGTTTTTAAAAGGTTTTTTACCTTTTGTTAACTAAAGTTTCCCATTATCTAAGTATTTATTGGTTGCGTATTCTAGGGCCCACAGTGAGCCATTGAGAGCCAAATGGAGCAATCCTTTGTTTAATGTTTCTGCTGGTTCCTTTTGCCTGTAATGTGGGCAGTAAGCGCATGCACCTCATGCCTCTCTCGGACGCCGGGGGAAATGGCTGACCCATGGGGATGTCAAGGCCCAATCAAATGCTGAAAGTTTAGCCAGACGGAATGCTACCCAGCTGTCCAAGATCCTCTCACTGTCCCCAAAGCAGTTTCGCACAGTTGTCCACCCTCCaaaacccacccacccctccaaCCATCAATGTCCACccaccaacccacccacccaaccgCTCTACCGTACCATCCTGTCCAGCTCAGAAATAGCCATATCCAAACGCCAGAGACAAAAGGATTAGTTTGCATTGTTAACTtatttggggtgggggtggtggggtttGGGGGGGCGGTAgtaagaggagaaagagaggggccAGACAGGGGTGTTCTGAGCCTCTCTCAGAACTGGGCAAGAAACCAGAACCAGATAACACAGGATGGAAAACAGAATACCATTGGCACCACCATGGACCTCTCGGCAAATAGCAGCTGCTTGCATCTTCCTTTCTCTGGGAGACAGTGTGCTGAATTGTGACATTGTGGCTTTCAGACAGGAGGGGTTTAGCAGCAAACGAGTAGTCCCAGAGACTGTAATACATAAAGCAGACATTCATGGCTTTTGCACATTTCCGGAGTCTTCACAGCTCTTCTCTGGATGCGGTCTGTCTTATCGCAGTGTCACATCCTCTCGTGACTGGACAGGGCATGTGTGGTtgaatgtgtgttttaaagGGCAGAGGTAACAGTCACCTTAAAATAACTTGGCTGCAAAATGAATCTTTTGCATAGCAAGATGTCACATGTCCTATGGTGCAGTGATTCATTTTGTTTTGGAGGTCGTGAATGGACATTGTGTTCTGGCTGAAGTGTGGTATTGGGTGCTGAGTGGAACCTGGACTTGCGCCTGCCAACACTGCTGTTCTCCTGATCGCCACATCACAATCAAAACATCGGAGCCAATCATGTTGTCTGCTACAGACCTGCCTCATCTACAACTGACAGTGACATGTCTCAATATGGGTTGATATTGAATGTtgaatacaaataaatggtcaTACATTTTACCCTTAATATATACTATCAACATATTAAATTGAAATAGACTTTATGTAAATAGAACTAAATAGGTAAAAACAGAATTCACTCAGTCATGTTTCATTAAAATGGTGCACATAcggcatgtatatgtgtgctgttTTTCTTATGTTGTCATAACATAATATAAAGTGGGTCTGCCATATGTTACTCAGTTCTAGATTTAGcttgaaagagagatagagaaaaaagagagaacaaaCTGTGAGACAGGTGCAAGTGAAATCACtatgctaatatgctaactGTCTCTACAGTGTCCTCACTGCTATTGTGTGTGCTTTTCCAGAGCTCTATTAAGACTTAGCATTTTGTGCATACATTGATAGAACACAAAAATGGATTTACATGGAACATGGAACTATTTCTGGAAATGCTACATATTATATCTATAAATATAGTTAGTGAAGATCTGATTGTCAACTTTTGTCATGTCAATTGTTATCAATTAATAGGGGAAGAGGGTTTGGTTTGAAGGGAAATATGACTTATCTGGTTATCAGAGCTTCATGGTCAAACTCTGTTGGGATGTTGTTTAAATTGTAAAAAGAGGCGTTCAAACAATACTATTTCTTTTGATGGTACTGATTATAAAGTGAGTTTATGACAGATCATTTTACCAAATAGCTTTTGGCGGGTCCTTACCTCTGTGAGAGTTTTTTGGTGTTATTACCGATGAGGTATTTTGTTAAGTGTGTCCGGGACCCTATGGACACAGGTTAAATCTATCTGATATCTGCATGTTGAGGAATGTGTGGTAACAAGCACACCATGTTAGAGGAAATGATAACATGAGTGAGAATAGATAGAGGAGCTATGTCCTTTTGAAGCTTTGTTATGGTTTATGACTTAGTTAGGGACCATTTTGTTGGGTGAGTTAGTGTATGATTTGCAATGCATTGTTATCAAAGCTGACTGCACACACCATCtaatatcatacacacacacaaacccatcagCAGAATGGGGAGAGATCCTGTCTTACCTGATCAAGGCCGAGTCTGTGGCCGCTTCTACCTGGACCTTTTGAGTGGAATTGTGGAGAAACTCAGGGGTCACCCTGGGTACTTCGATCCACCCTGATCTATCTGTGTGGTTGCTCCCCCTGAAGGCTCCAGAGCCTGGTAGGCAGTGGGTATGGGGGTAGGGGGTGggtgacagtgtgtgtctgttgacaCTGGAATGCAAGCTTACATCAATAACCTAATTTTAGTTCTGTTCAACACTCTAACCACTCACAATGCCATGgttggagggggtggtggggatAGGGATGGATAGGGAGTGTtaaagggcgtgtgtgtgtgtgtgtgtgtgtgtgtgtgtgtgtgtgtgtgtgtgtgtgtgtgtgtgtgtgtgcgcgtgtgcacatgcatgcacacatgcgttTGTGTTGGAGGGGGATGGGGTGTCAAGAGTTGAGGGTCTGTGCCCACCAAGTAAGTTGTCAAATTCTTTATGTTCTATTGTTCTATACCCAGACACTCTGCCACATTGTATTTTCAAGATTTGTTTGACTTACACcaaagaaataaatatgtgtGAGATGCTGACAAACCTAGCTGTAAATTAACCTGCTGTTGTCCTGACAAAAAGGCAACCGGGAGAACTTTCCTTTTCAGTATAGATTGAATAGACTAAACTTTTCAGAATGTTAAAACTCACTATACTAAAGACTTAGAGGTCTCCAAGATTGACTTTGAATACCAACTGACCTTTTCACATGATTTGAATaacatgaattaattaatttttttttttttactacgaTGAATGATTTAAAATAAACCAAGCAAGACAAAAATGTCTATATACAGCTTTGGTATTCTGAATTGTTCACTGAAATATAACCCACCCATATGCACTAATACATGAATGATACATTCATGCATCTATTCCAATGAGTCACATCATTAAGAGATCAAGACTGAACTGTAGGAGCATCCATGACAATACAAATCCCCTTTGCCCCGCTGAAGGTGCTGAGAATGAGCAAAGCCCGCATTAGAGGTGagaagtgtgtatgtggatCCGGAGAGGGAAGCCTGTCTGGGCAGGGTGTGGGGAAGGTGGGCGCTGGGGCCTGTGTGGCCCACGTGGatgaatattttatttaatctcaCTGGGTTTATTATAGTCCCAAGGTCACCTGCTGGCACGTCCATTCAAAATGACAGCTCCTGTTGTATAAGTGGAAACACAATAGGATCCATTAGCCAGTGGCAGTTAGCTTGTCTTGCGTGCACTGGAAGGGTGGGCTTCTGTAGGGATACAGTAGCCTTAGAGAGCAaagcccacaaacacaaacaaagccCACAAATGTTTGAACAAaatatatactctctctctctctctctctctctctcccctgctctctctagTTGTTTATAAAAATGTTAAGGCTTCCATGTATTCTATAACAATTATGTTGAGGACATCATCTTAAATTGTGCTACTGTCAAGTCCTTAAGGGCCATCTCATTTTCTTGTGTGTACAGAGCAGGGACAAGTGAGCTCACTGCTGTGGCAACAGTACAAACATCTGAATGAGGCAAGTCTATTTATGGTGCTGAAGCGTCCATATATACAAAAGGGTTACATTAATATGCACCCTGCCAGTAGCACTGTCCACCATTCACAGAGCCAGCTAGCATGTGCTAACACTAGTCTGTTGTACTGAGAATCCATTAAGAGCTTCTTTTAAGCTTTTTGTGACTCACAAAAAGGCAGGTCATCCCTGGTTGCCACCAGTTTCCCTCCAATGGCATCATCACCTCCCGGATTATGTAACAGTCGCCTTGGTAACTAGTCCCTGGATGTTCAGCTGGTTATGCTTTGTGACAAGAGTGGCGTGGCATCTGAGTTTAAACAAACTTCTTCTGACATCGTGGAATGTGCACGCTGCTGCAGCAGCGCCATGGTGTTTTATCATATTGCGCCAGCGTTCTGCAGTGTTTAGCTTCCTCTGTGATCCACTGGACGCTGGCCAATTTTTTGTCATGTACTAAACCAGCGCAGAGCGCTGTGGCTGCACATGTGTGGTGGCTCGCAGCAGTGAGCTGTGGGGAGTATGCATGAGTGGCAAAGAGCCTGGAGGCTTATGCAACAGAGGAGCCCGCTCCGCTCCGCAGTCGTCAGAGTGAGGGGGGTGCGGATGCTCATGGGCAGGTTGTGTGGTGCTGCATTTTGTGGTACAATAAAACACTGTTCTAGCCTGTACATTCATGAGCCCAGAGTCTTAAAGACAGCATGGCAAAACTCTCACAGCTACCCGATATGTGATGTTTTTATGAAAATCTGAGGACTTTCATCATCATAACTGAAAGTCAATCTGATTCTGCCTACATGTTCATCAGTTCATTGAGTGATTTTAGGGTTGTTTTGTGGATGATAAAGAGTGAGATAACCACAGCAGTACAGCCGGCGAGGCCTCAGGAAGATGATGCCATGCTGGTATGTGGAGTGTCCTCCGACTACTGAGAAGTAGACAGAACATGTCAGTCGGCCTTGGCACACATTCAGGGAAACATGACCCTGTGCACTGCTTAAGATAGCTCCAACACAAGAGTTTCCTTTCATCCGTCAGTGTTGCACCTCTCTGAACGGGGTTAGACTAGTGAAGGAACCACAGTCATTATCACATAGCCACTACACAAACATTACCTGGGTTTATGGCTGATGTTATGGTAGTTTAATTTTCGAAACCTTTGACATTATGAGCAGACCACACATGATCATATTCATGGAAAAGTTTAATAGTGTTGATTATAATCAATGCGCACATGTGAAATTTTCATACCCAGTAGGCCACATCATTTTGCAATCAACTCTGTAGAACACTTCTagtttataatatatatatattttctctctAGCTGCAGTTAGCTCTAGATTTTTGTCCACATGGTGTCCATGTGATGTATTGGTGTGGGAGAGATAACTATGCAGTATAGGCCTAATACCAAACTAACTTACAATGCAAATGAATACAGCTTGCCGTATCAACAACTACACAATGATGtaaaacacattcacatatcAGCCAAGTGAAAAATACAATATCTGCTCTGATTCTCATACATATAAAACATCAAACAGACAGGGTGGGAATATATGGAAATATGGTGTTAAAAGTGATGACGAGTGAAGCATTTCTAACATGGAGGATAATCTTCTACTCAATTTATCCCTCAACACCAATATTTTTAGCTGATATTTGATTTATGCTAATCGTATTCTTTATCCTTCCTTTTTACTTTACCTGTCATATACTCTGATTCAAAACCAACAGTTTGCATAATCCACAGATATAGCAAATAATCACCAACTTTCAAAAAACTTGCAGGAATATCCCTTTTATTTCTCCTAGCTGCACTGCTTGTTTCATAATTTAGCTTTTTCTTAACCCTTAAACTATTTTATTCTATAGTCCTCGAAAATGTACAATTTcccattttaatatgttttgtAACAGCTTCTACttccatatatattttttgtattataTTTCAGCACTTTACATTCAACATTACTCTTTGACTTTCATTCCTTAGTCTTACCTGATACCTGAAACAGTTGTTTCCTGAACCTAATCCTTGCTTGTATCAGTGCGTAACACATGTATAAGGCATCATGCACAATTACCGCCCAACCAGTGTCATTTCAAAAGTTATGCATTAACTTCATACTCAACATCTGTGTCTAATTTTAATTACGACGCCTCATTTTGACTCTAAGTCGTTTTGTTGATGAAGCTGTTGACGTGTGAAGTGGTAGTGATGACAGCTCTGTCTCGGATTTCAGTTGGACTACTGCAAACCAGACAAATGCTTACTACATCAGATCATCGATTACATTACCCTGCTTACTCGCAGAGGCGGCAGAGAGTTTGAATGCCTATTTTTCCTTTGTAGTGAGCCAGTCCCTGGATACCTGGTGTTGGCGGTGAGGGGCTGAGCAGGCCTGAAGGGAGGCCCATAGAAAGCTGGCTTGGATGGGGACACAGGCGCTGCTCTGATGGGGGAAGACACAGGCTGGAAACGAGGCTGGGGAGAGAATGGGGAGACTGGGCTGTGCCCCGCCGGCTCGTACGCAACCCTCTGCTTCCACTCCAGCGGTGGCTCGGGCAGTGACCTGCGGTGCATGGCCGCAGACGCCTGCGGAACGTCCTGGAAGGCGAAGGCCTCGTCCACCAGCCCCAGAGGGCTCTTGGCAGCAGCCTCCCATGGAGAGGGCGGCTTGACGGAGGAGTGCCTCTCCAGTGGGGTCCGCGTTGGCCCAACACCAGGGCTGGCGTATGGGGAGACAGGGGACTGCGGGGACACAGATGACATGGACCttctgggcagagagagagagcggcttCTGCCAAGCACCTGAAATAAAATGAGAATTAAAATCACAGTGAATTTTTATGAGATGACAGGGGTTCATACCGACGAAAAGTGTGAAAATGATTTGCTGGTTGAGTATTCTCCCTTCTGGCACAAAGACAACATAAACTTTGCACCACTGCTAACAGAGCAGGATCATGCTATTCTTAGAACCTTATCCAGTTAAGACTTCAGGAAGGACACAGAGCACCACTGAGACAAGTTTTTAACTGTAGTGaaaatgttaaataaaaaaaaaacatgtcctgTCTGATTGGTATTCAAATGTTAAATCGACATCAAAACGGTTTGCAATTCtttgagggttttttttggggggtttcTTTCAAATTTTGGGTGGccttaatttcattttgagagaTAATCAACATAAGCACAATATGTACCAAcagaacatatatatatattttttttttacatgggaACAACTGCGGCAGACAATTGGCTAAGCTAACATTACTATTTGGATTCTACTGCCACCATGTGGTCAGAGAGCTTAGAGGGCCTTCAAGTGCTATGGTTGCAATGTGGGAAGGTTTTCACAATAGTTAAGTTAGTTAAAGTTAACACTATTGCTAAACCAAACTTTACTTTCCACCTTTTAccagtgtgctgtgtattgaAATGACAAATGACAAATCAATGACGGGTAATGAACTGCACTGTGTTTGTCACATAGTGATTTAtgatgtcctattgcagtgctAATTTacttaagtaagggataatgtatagaacgccggtaaTTGTCGGAacataagtcccgacagggcgaacaggacccgcgcagcggaggggtcttgtttcgtcctgaagggacttatgttccgataattaccggcgttctatacattatcccgcttattacacggctacttgccaaaacgaaataataaactccccacgatatgactttagcctacataacctagcctatttgttaccgttcatcgtggcatttgctgagaaacaaatagttcgcaacaacacacgctgctgaacttgaatcaaacattctttagaacacagctgatcaaccgtctgctttcacgtttgaatgaagttccagtccttgcgtagtgatatgaaagacattaatcagaagcacaaaacccgttgccattgacagcggtgattaaatgctttgccggtgatttatgtagatttaacataggcccgaacgttgggaaggcccattcatgtgaatggaactttctgcagcactctgaagagccgtgtaataagcgtaTGTAATACATGGAGCTATCCCTCTGCAAAAAAAATCATCCATCACAATTGTGTACACAGAAAAGCGCTTCAGTCAATATGATGCAATGTTGGAGAACATTACTAAGTAAATGTGCTCATACCCCAAACATATCTCCACTTGATGACATTGCCACACAAGTGTTGTCAGCCCCCTGGTGGGGGGGCATCTCTGCACTTACCTCTATGTGATGGCACTCATGCCACATTCAAGCAAGGGTGGATCCTGCTGGGTTGCTAAGCAGAGGTAGCTTTTTAATAGGGACTGCATGGTCACTATAATAGGCTCTGCCTTATCATTAGCGTCTTGCAAGCTCTAGTGTGGAGTACAAATAGACCACAGTGAAACAGATACTTTACGGTATCCTGTGACCTAAAAACCCTGTGAATAGAGTGCATTTCATTCCTGTGGCTATTGTGTAGATGGTAAGATGGTATAGGCTGGATGATTATTGAAATTCTCATAACTTTTGGATATAAAAAACTGATAAACTTTCAGGCATTTCAGAACACCAGTGAACTCATCTGCAGCTTGTTTCAAACATATGTCAATATCTTTTTGAATGGGTGCAAAAAGGCAAGTGCATCTATTCTTGTCTTGGACACTTCCTGCTAAAGAAACTGCTAAACAACTTTCAAGAGAAACTAAATATCAGTATCTGTGCTGCATGCTGTACTAACAATAGCACCTAACTAGCAGTGGATCTAAAATTGTGTTTACATTGCAACATATTACTTGTCTAgacagaaaatacagtatacaacAATAATAGACTGAACATAAATAGAATGCAGgcaaggtgtgtgcatgttcagGCAGCTAAGTgaaagaacaggagagagaaaggacatgTAAAAGTTTCAGGGAGATGTTTAATTGCAGAGGAAGAATTCAGGAAGTGCAATATTTAAAAGAAGACAGAAGAAAAGGACAGGAAAGATTTGTTCAAGTTTCATACAGACAAAGGAACATACAAATGTAACAGCAGCATGGTAAAGCATAAGACTTCCATTATGTAGTGTTGCATGACTGTGTTATTCAGCTCCATATCACTCTGTGTAATATACTTCTGTACTGAGCCATGGAATGCCCCTTTTAACCATTAAACCACTTGGATGGTTCATCCGAATACATTTGGTGACAAACTGAAAGAGGAAAGTTTCCACGGTTACATACAGTGCATAATGGAAGTCCTCAAAAGGGTGTACAGGCGTCAGCAAAAAGACCTACGAACACACAGTGGTGTGCATTAAATTGTGCCAGGATCAGTGAAGGCTTGCATATTACACCACCCAACTGTTTGGAATGAGACTAGCAAAGCAGGAGATTTTACATTCAAAATGATCGCTCCTTTGAAATTAATGTGGCAGGAAATAAGTCTAATTCAAATGAATGTTAGGGGAGTCTATCCTGGAATAGCTTGGTTTTGATAATGTCAACAAACGTGATGTCATAGCTCTCTCTAAAATGCATTTTTCAGTAAATCAAATAGTTAAAAATGTGGGTGGTATTCAGAACACTGGTATACTTGCA from Alosa alosa isolate M-15738 ecotype Scorff River chromosome 1, AALO_Geno_1.1, whole genome shotgun sequence harbors:
- the myoz2b gene encoding myozenin-2b isoform X1; this translates as MSQFSTLSPRERKMQAAAICREVHGGANGDTMDLGKKLCTPKDIMLEELSLLSNRGSRLFKMRQRRSEKYTFESIQNEANATYSNDVPVEGVENSESKGDASKTPPNTPDPRSAMSPDGIAPGYGAPLKDVPPEKFNATAMPKSYHSPWEQAIINDPALAETLNLKMPAPEPKQDVDYKSFNRVATPYGGFDKAPRSTGIIFKVPALDLNPPAYPELQEPGVKRPSFNRMAQGWISDGNPLMLPTVPLDPPEIPESDDL
- the myoz2b gene encoding myozenin-2b isoform X2 produces the protein MDLGKKLCTPKDIMLEELSLLSNRGSRLFKMRQRRSEKYTFESIQNEANATYSNDVPVEGVENSESKGDASKTPPNTPDPRSAMSPDGIAPGYGAPLKDVPPEKFNATAMPKSYHSPWEQAIINDPALAETLNLKMPAPEPKQDVDYKSFNRVATPYGGFDKAPRSTGIIFKVPALDLNPPAYPELQEPGVKRPSFNRMAQGWISDGNPLMLPTVPLDPPEIPESDDL